TGTTATATCCCAACAACTACTGTAGAATTGACCGAGCAAGCACAAAAATTATTATTCTTGCACTAAAATTCATGAAATACCATATACGGAATATATCCTATAACACAAacttttaatattaaattaaaaaaatttCTGAATTTTGGAAAGCTGCTATGAGATTTGTTCATATACGGAGCAACAAAGCTGCTCCAATATATGACCCACAAAATAACAATGAGACTGCATTTTACTGCTACAGCAGTAGTGGTGGCCagaagatagagagagagagagagagagagagtaaaatGTGAGCCATCTTGCAGAACAAGAAGCTTCCAACGATTAAGTACACAAAATGGATAACTTTCCTCTACAAAAGATTAATAGAAATTTGATGGTTCTGTTAAAAAGACAAATCAGCCTATCACTTAAATAGTTACATATGGAAATTAGAAACTAGAAATTAATTAGCAGTAGTTGTTGCTTATACCTAGAGAATAAGTAATAATATAAGTAATTTtattaattaaggatttaatttatGGCCAGTGATTTTTGATTTGTTGAATTATGGCTTTAACCGAATCCATTGATACCTTCCTTCAATTGGCACATCTTTCACAATATCAAAGTTGTACCTGTTTCATTTTAACAGCAAATACCAGAAAATTAGTTACatcttaaaataaaaataaacaaaatgtcATGTGTAACTGTGTACTCCACATTCTAAAATGCAAATGTAGATAGGCGTACGATAAGAGTCATAATTTATCATGCACCACTTACTTCTCTGCAAATCGTTTTTGTTCGTACTTTTCTGCTTCCGAGAAAAACTCTTCTAGCTCCGCCGCCGACGGCATCTTCGCCGGCTCCGGCGACGGTTCCCGGAGAGAGGTAACCTCATTCGCCGACTCAATTTCTTCTGATTCCAAGCTAACAACACTTGATTCAAATGTCGCTCTACAAAGTAACAAACACAATCAAAATTCAACAACGTAAATATAGCTACATATAcgtatattcatattcataaaaaatattatatatacaccgaAAATCGAAACGATAAAATACCTAAAACCGTCGTTAGTTGAGATTAAGGTTTCGGCTTCGGAAATACATGCACtctgtaattaaacatacattaaaGTGATTAAtcaatgattattaggatttaatgAAAAGTAACGGAAATGAATTTAATATCTGTAGTTTCAAATAaggaaaagtgattaaatacgagAATTATGAATTTCAAACCTTCAGATCTGAGATCGAATTGTGATTTATAGAGAACAAAAACGACGACGAAACATGATGAGATTTTACTTTTTTCTCACAATTCTCGTCAATATCACACACAGAATGACATTGAAGATGAACAACGTTTTCCTGATTTTGTGAATCAAATCTTCTCCTCTTACCGGTGCCGGAGATCGTAATCTCTGTATCTATATTCCGGCGAATGATTCCGTTAGAATTTGAAACCTCCATTACCGGAACTGATTCAGTAATTTCGTATCCGCTGGTACGAGTTTCCTCAATCATGAATTATAGATACAGAATTCTGTATAAGCTTTTGAAGAATTGAACCGAAAAAATTGTTCTCTCTAGAGAGTAAAACAAATAAGCTGCTATTTGAGTATTTACACAAGGAAAGAGAGTGGAAATAAAGGTAAGTGGTGGATTTGATCGGACGGTGCACAATAAATGAGTCGGTTGTTATTTgagtatttattttaattttaattttagaaaCTTAGATAATTAGTTATTTATTGTATAAAATTTACGCATTCTATTTCtatcattaatatacataaaagTTTGTCTTAAAATTTTGAAGATGGTGATTGAATTTTTTTAGGTGAGATGACAAAGAATATAGGTATAATGGTGATGAATGGTAGATAAAATTTTAGTAAACACAACAAACATATTTACACTATGATTTTAATGAAACCAATACCAATGGTTATGGCATTCACTGCCAAGTACCAATCCTTTTCCTAACGTCAATGCAAATTCTATCTATTAATTATTTAAttgaacattttctaaaataatttCAAAACCATTATTTCACATATATACGAGTGCATTTTTTTAAtaaatacttagttttatttatttatttatttatttatagaaaatatataagagaatataatactaataattagggatgacaatggatcggatatggatcgggtaatgccgtatccatatccatatccatttaatatttgtttatccatatccatatccatttagttttcagtcatccatccatattcatatccagtggattaagcgggttaatggatatccaatggatattaacaaaatgttataatattttctaatatacaattaaaataaaaatgtagtatagcaaaaataaattaaaatgacATAATTAATATCTATCCATAAGAAtatgtaatctttgtcgaagatataacgaAATCTGTTAAATTTACTATAAAACAtatattatgaaaaatt
The window above is part of the Rutidosis leptorrhynchoides isolate AG116_Rl617_1_P2 chromosome 1, CSIRO_AGI_Rlap_v1, whole genome shotgun sequence genome. Proteins encoded here:
- the LOC139886317 gene encoding cyclin-dependent kinase inhibitor 7-like, which codes for MIEETRTSGYEITESVPVMEVSNSNGIIRRNIDTEITISGTGKRRRFDSQNQENVVHLQCHSVCDIDENCEKKVKSHHVSSSFLFSINHNSISDLKSACISEAETLISTNDGFRATFESSVVSLESEEIESANEVTSLREPSPEPAKMPSAAELEEFFSEAEKYEQKRFAEKYNFDIVKDVPIEGRYQWIRLKP